The following proteins are co-located in the Malus sylvestris chromosome 13, drMalSylv7.2, whole genome shotgun sequence genome:
- the LOC126594794 gene encoding uncharacterized protein LOC126594794 translates to MGEALFELEQHLRYKQVKLTPEETKILLTCKSKAVREFTFGGLAAATVAWTASKKLNTFIRLNLSGGAAALFGLWSLSRSLNSCVNHILSQDGSRMQAELATIMVNKYQNDPSMMGLISKQFYSEKVFYDANSDQPTLRWRYWNYFSDNISHGRRTDYSDSQGDPDQASHGDHQSSSDSDSRNTQNDSHKIRFAPKQVPVNSGVDVMVDPFDCVFGNTSKEILLPSSSSTVNPPKVQTRKHRRSHRRRHMHHEEDVPKMEHT, encoded by the exons ATGGGAGAAGCTTTGTTCGAGCTGGAGCAACATCTCAGGTACAAACAG GTAAAACTGACGCCTGAAGAAACTAAGATTCTTCTGACTTGCAAGTCCAAAGCTGTCAGGGAGTTTACATTCGGAGGTCTTGCTGCTGCCACTGTTGCCTGGACAG CATCAAAGAAGCTGAATACGTTTATTCGACTTAACCTTTCAGGAG GAGCTGCTGCTCTATTTGGACTATGGAGCTTGTCTAGGTCCTTAAATTCATGTGTTAACCATATTCTTTCTCAGGATGGAAGTCGTATGCAGGCGGAGTTAGCAACTAT AATGGTGAATAAGTATCAGAATGATCCTTCTATGATGGGGCTTATCTCTAAACAGTTCTATTCTGAGAAAGTTTTTTATGATGCGAACTCAGATCAGCCAACGCTGAGGTGGCGTTATTGGAATTATTTTAGTGATAACATTAGCCATGGTCGAAGAACAGATTACAGCGATTCTCAAGGTGATCCGGACCAGGCTTCCCATGGTGACCATCAGAGTTCCTCTGACAGTGACTCCCGGAACACCCAGAATGATTCCCACAAAATACGTTTTGCTCCCAAACAAGTTCCT GTGAACTCTGGTGTTGATGTAATGGTTGACCCTTTTGATTGCGTGTTTGGTAATACAAGCAAGGAGATTCTTCTTCCAAGTAGCTCTAGCACTGTCAATCCCCCAAAAGTACAGACTCGTAAACATAGAAGATCTCACCGTAGGCGTCATATGCACCATGAGGAAGACGTACCAAAAATGGAACATACGTAA
- the LOC126594793 gene encoding uncharacterized protein LOC126594793 yields the protein MSTKQSLSPKPRNAQAAMKSALSSSPSMTTTSSSVKSSTTTAMDDDRSENRDSCYYPGCRKDANCNCEMCLASINATLDLMPFSIQKSPLTKFSSSRPKNNPSVERTPISFDASILSTPTSGSPSIPVSPERKPAARLKSKKKTKKTERKWGFGCEFWRLILGLSLVYVAMCGFSKMVSGALKPILSPEMVINVSEKSWVVDDMNGRLRFLQKEMQGLVPRRVSNCSYPRSIWDISQDGLLLSSHCTLYKSAIEEVRIWGWPLQTAGLLTSGFSSRSFTILSGRVTEWSDGKVGRYVIRKPNSSWVQRSWGASAVQLDPNTWILEYRWSTICDNQRLVSAALAFLKNMVSRMLGKMQQKFWLLSTFGNNQYLETTANYNIEIPT from the exons ATGTCCACAAAACAAAGCCTCTCTCCTAAACCCCGAAACGCTCAAGCAGCCATGAAATCCGCCCTCTCATCGTCGCCGTCAATGACAACTACATCATCCTCAGTGAAATCGAGCACCACCACAGCCATGGACGATGACAGATCTGAAAACCGCGACAGCTGCTACTACCCAGGATGCCGGAAAGATGCCAACTGCAACTGCGAAATGTGCTTGGCCAGCATCAATGCCACTCTCGATCTCATGCCTTTCAGCATCCAGAAAAGCCCGCTCACCAAATTCTCATCTTCAAGGCCGAAGAACAACCCTAGTGTTGAACGCACTCCCATCTCTTTCGATGCTTCGATTTTGTCCACACCCACGTCGGGCTCTCCTTCGATTCCTGTGTCTCCGGAGCGTAAACCGGCCGCAAGATTGAAATCGAAGAAGAAGACTAAGAAGACGGAGAGAAAATGGGGTTTTGGGTGTGAATTCTGGAGATTGATTTTGGGTTTAAGCTTGGTTTATGTGGCGATGTGCGGGTTTTCTAAGATGGTTTCGGGTGCTTTGAAACCTATTCTGTCGCCGGAGATGGTGATAAATGTTAGTGAAAAATCTTGGGTTGTGGATGATATGAATGGCAGGCTGAGGTTCTTGCAGAAAGAAATGCAGGGTCTTGTTCCTCGGAGGGTTTCGAATTGCAGCTATCCTAGATCTATATGGGACATTAGTCAG GATGGTTTGCTTCTGAGCTCACATTGCACATTGTACAAATCCGCAATCGAGGAGGTGAGGATATGGGGATGGCCTTTGCAGACTGCCGGGTTGCTCACGAGTGGGTTTTCTTCCCGGTCTTTCACAATCTTATCCGGCAGAGTCACAGAG TGGTCGGATGGAAAGGTCGGCAGGTATGTGATTCGGAAGCCAAACAGTTCCTGGGTGCAGAGAAGTTGGGGTGCCTCAGCCGTGCAGCTAGATCCGAATACATGGATTCTTGAGTACCGGTGGAGCACGATATGTGATAACCAAAGATTGGTTTCAGCAGCACTAGCCTTTTTGAAGAATATGGTCTCAAGAATGCTTGGAAAGATGCAGCAGAAATTTTGGCTCTTATCTACTTTTGGCAACAACCAGTACCTTGAAACTACTGCAAATTACAATATCGAAATCCCAACCTAA